The following coding sequences lie in one Populus trichocarpa isolate Nisqually-1 chromosome 14, P.trichocarpa_v4.1, whole genome shotgun sequence genomic window:
- the LOC7457948 gene encoding dol-P-Man:Man(5)GlcNAc(2)-PP-Dol alpha-1,3-mannosyltransferase isoform X3, with protein MALKPGRKLQPSRSRRPQIFKNPKAAFALALIFMDALLVALIIAYVPYTKIDWDAYMSQVTGFLGGERDYTNLKGDTGPLVYPAGFLYIYSAIRFITGGEVYPAQILFGILYIINLSIVIFIYVKTEVLPWWALILLSLSKRVHSIFVLRLFNDCFAMTLLHAALATILYQKWHLGLILFSGAVSIKMNVLLYAPPLLLLMLKAMNIYGVISALACAALVQILAGLPFLVSHPIAYISRAFNLGRVFIHFWSVNFKFIPEPVFVSKQFAISLLIAHLGLLATFAHYKWCRHEGRLFKFLHSKVTSALSSSSSSGLKILKEEHIMTTLFAGNFIGIVCARSLHYQFYSWCGVLLECLSFKQLFICSSSLSPFTYTMGPMVCSI; from the exons ATGGCTCTCAAACCAGGCAGAAAGCTACAACCCTCACGCTCACGAAGACCCCAGATTTTCAAAAACCCCAAAGCGGCCTTCGCATTGGCTTTAATTTTCATGGATGCCCTCCTCGTCGCTCTTATCATCGCTTACGTTCCCT ATACCAAAATTGACTGGGACGCTTACATGTCACAG GTTACTGGGTTTCTTGGAGGAGAAAGGGACTACACTAACTTGAAAGGCGATACGGGGCCACTGGTTTATCCTGCTGGTTTTCTGTATATTTACTCAGCCATTCGATTTATTACAGGAGGGGAGGTTTATCCAGCTCAG ATCTTGTTTGGCATCTTATACATCATAAACCTGTCTATCGTCATCTTCATCTATGTGAAAACTGAAGTG CTTCCTTGGTGGGCTCTTATCCTGCTTTCTCTCTCAAAAAGAGTGCACTCGATCTTTGTTCTTCGCCTCTTCAATGACTGTTTTGCAATGACACTCCTCCATGCTGCATTGGCCACGATTCTTTACCAAAAGTGGCATCTGGGACTGATTCTTTTCAG TGGGGCTGTTTCGATAAAGATGAATGTGCTCCTCTATGCTCCACCTTTGTTACTCCTCATGTTGaag GCTATGAATATCTACGGGGTGATATCGGCTTTAGCTTGTGCAGCCCTGGTTCAG ATTTTGGCGGGGCTGCCCTTTTTAGTCTCACATCCGATCGCATATATATCAAGAGCCTTCAATCTTGGTCGTGTGTTCATCCACTTTTG gTCTGTTAACTTCAAGTTCATTCCTGAACCAGTTTTTGTATCAAAGCAATTTGCAATCTCTTTGCTGATTGCTCACCTTGGGTTGCTTGCTACTTTTGCTCATTATAAATGGTGCAG GCACGAAGGACgactttttaagtttttgcattCTAAAGTTACATCTGCACTTTCAAGTTCTAGCAGTTCAGGCCTTAAGATTCTCAAGGAAGAAC ATATCATGACAACTCTGTTTGCTGGGAACTTCATTGGCATTGTATGCGCTCGCTCGCtgcattatcaattttattcttg